A stretch of the Streptomyces sp. NBC_01428 genome encodes the following:
- a CDS encoding winged helix DNA-binding domain-containing protein, which translates to MTKTTTTAPVLGTRALNRATLDRQLLLRRSPLSATAAVEHLLGLQAQNVKPPYYALAARLDGFRPGELSAAMDARDVVRIVTMRSTIHTHTADDALTLRPLVQAARDRELGHFRKGLTGVDLARLAAISRELVEAGPRTMKELREALLVEWPDADPFALSVAARCTLPLVQVTPRGLWGRSGQVALTTAEHWLGRPAEPVPTPDATVLRYLAAYGPASVKDMQTWAGLTRLREVFERLRPELLVFRDENGVELFDLPDASRPQADIPAPPRFLPEFDNLLLSHADRSRVVPADLKGRAWQGNQAYCTLLVDGFLAGLWRLEESALVVEPFGELTKGRRAEVVAEGERMLAAMHPGEGHDVRFGTVARP; encoded by the coding sequence ATGACGAAGACGACCACGACGGCCCCCGTGCTCGGCACCCGCGCCCTCAACCGGGCGACCCTCGACCGTCAGCTCCTGCTGCGCCGCTCCCCGCTGTCCGCGACCGCGGCCGTCGAGCACCTCCTCGGTCTCCAGGCGCAGAACGTGAAGCCGCCGTACTACGCGCTCGCCGCCCGGCTGGACGGTTTCCGGCCCGGCGAGCTGTCGGCCGCGATGGACGCGCGCGACGTCGTCCGGATCGTCACCATGCGCTCCACGATCCACACGCACACCGCCGATGACGCCCTCACCCTGCGCCCCCTGGTGCAGGCCGCCCGCGACCGGGAGCTGGGCCACTTCCGCAAGGGGCTCACCGGCGTCGATCTGGCCCGGCTCGCCGCGATCAGCCGTGAACTGGTGGAGGCCGGGCCGCGCACGATGAAGGAACTGCGCGAGGCGCTGCTCGTCGAGTGGCCGGACGCCGACCCGTTCGCCCTCTCCGTCGCCGCCCGCTGCACCCTGCCCCTCGTGCAGGTCACCCCGCGCGGCCTGTGGGGGCGCAGCGGCCAGGTCGCCCTCACCACCGCCGAGCACTGGCTGGGCCGCCCCGCCGAACCGGTCCCCACTCCGGACGCGACCGTCCTGCGTTACCTGGCCGCCTACGGGCCCGCTTCGGTCAAGGACATGCAGACGTGGGCCGGCCTGACCCGGCTCCGGGAGGTCTTCGAGCGGCTCCGGCCCGAGCTGCTGGTCTTCCGCGACGAGAACGGCGTGGAACTCTTCGACCTCCCCGACGCCTCCCGTCCGCAGGCCGACATCCCGGCGCCGCCGCGCTTCCTGCCCGAGTTCGACAACCTGCTGCTCTCCCACGCCGACCGCTCCCGGGTCGTGCCGGCCGACCTCAAGGGGCGCGCCTGGCAGGGCAACCAGGCCTACTGCACCCTGCTCGTCGACGGATTCCTCGCCGGGCTGTGGCGGCTGGAGGAGAGCGCGCTCGTCGTCGAGCCCTTCGGGGAGCTGACCAAGGGGCGGCGTGCCGAGGTCGTCGCGGAGGGGGAGCGGATGCTCGCGGCGATGCATCCGGGCGAGGGGCACGACGTGCGGTTCGGGACGGTCGCCCGGCCCTGA
- a CDS encoding magnesium and cobalt transport protein CorA, which translates to MSERRARSASKNPRHQRDRKDPGDTAGNAGEPRTSGSPKSAKETRKSVWRRALAAPSPAPTRPSSADVEPSTPEPSEVASVVQAALYRDGVRVSTPESLADTFRELREHPDGMAWIGLARPTEAELLSLAAEFDLHPLAVEDAMEAHQRPKLERYGETLFVVLSAARYLDAVEEVDFGELHVFVGPDFVITVRHGAAPDLSAVRRRMEDSPELLRLGPEAVLYAILDSVVDGYVPVVSGVQNDIDEIETEVFRGDPAVSRRIYELSREMVEFQRATRPLVGMLHGLMAGFAKYGTDDELQRYLRDVADHVTHTSERVDGFRQALTDILTVNATLVTQQQNAEMRALAEAGFEQNEEIKKISSWAAILFAPTLVGTIYGMNFDHMPELTWQFGYPFAIGLMGVVCVSLYFIFKRRHWL; encoded by the coding sequence ATGTCGGAGCGACGCGCCCGCTCAGCCTCGAAGAACCCGCGCCACCAGCGGGACCGGAAGGACCCGGGCGACACGGCGGGGAACGCCGGGGAGCCGAGGACGTCCGGGAGCCCCAAGAGCGCCAAGGAGACGCGGAAGTCCGTCTGGCGCCGCGCCCTCGCCGCGCCGTCCCCCGCGCCCACGCGGCCCTCGTCGGCGGACGTCGAGCCGTCCACGCCCGAGCCCTCCGAGGTCGCCAGCGTCGTCCAGGCCGCGCTGTACCGCGACGGGGTGCGGGTCTCGACCCCGGAGTCCCTCGCCGACACCTTCCGTGAGCTGCGCGAGCACCCGGACGGCATGGCGTGGATCGGCCTGGCCCGTCCGACCGAGGCCGAACTGCTGTCGCTGGCGGCGGAGTTCGACCTGCATCCGCTGGCGGTCGAGGACGCGATGGAGGCGCACCAGCGGCCGAAGCTGGAGCGCTACGGCGAGACGCTGTTCGTCGTCCTGAGCGCCGCCCGCTATCTCGACGCGGTCGAGGAGGTCGATTTCGGCGAGCTGCACGTGTTCGTGGGGCCGGACTTCGTGATCACCGTCCGGCACGGCGCGGCGCCGGACCTCTCCGCGGTGCGCCGCCGCATGGAGGACAGCCCCGAACTGCTCCGGCTCGGACCCGAGGCCGTGCTCTACGCGATCCTCGACTCGGTCGTCGACGGCTATGTACCGGTCGTCTCCGGAGTCCAGAACGACATCGACGAGATCGAGACCGAGGTGTTCCGCGGCGACCCCGCGGTGTCCCGGCGTATCTACGAACTCTCCCGCGAGATGGTCGAGTTCCAGCGTGCCACCCGCCCGCTCGTCGGCATGCTGCACGGCCTGATGGCCGGCTTCGCCAAGTACGGCACGGACGACGAACTCCAGCGCTACCTCCGCGACGTCGCCGACCACGTCACCCACACCAGCGAACGCGTCGACGGCTTCCGCCAGGCACTCACGGACATCCTGACGGTCAACGCGACGCTGGTGACCCAGCAACAGAACGCGGAGATGCGGGCGTTGGCGGAGGCGGGCTTCGAACAGAACGAGGAGATCAAGAAGATCTCGTCCTGGGCCGCCATCCTGTTCGCCCCGACACTGGTCGGGACGATCTACGGGATGAACTTCGACCACATGCCGGAGCTCACCTGGCAGTTCGGCTACCCGTTCGCCATCGGTC